Proteins encoded together in one Cicer arietinum cultivar CDC Frontier isolate Library 1 chromosome 4, Cicar.CDCFrontier_v2.0, whole genome shotgun sequence window:
- the LOC101511647 gene encoding U4/U6 small nuclear ribonucleoprotein PRP4-like protein: MEVEMENTTLSVTGESSIPGSDVQDQNPVSVQPTLPQPPQPVIPPVITPVVPPLAPLPAVPSSLVRPLAPLPVRPPVVRPPVPQNGEAGSSDSDSDDGADTRINKGTGEYEISEESRLVRERQEKAMQDLMMRRRAAALAVPTNDMAVRARLRHLGEPITLFGEREMERRDRLRMIMAKLDAEGQLEKLMKALEDEEAATSAPKDEAEDDLQYPFYTEGSKSLLDARINIAKYSLVRAALRIQRAQRRRDDPDEDVDAEMDWTLKQAANLSLQFSEIGDDRPLTGCSFSRDGKGLATCSLTGASKLWSMPNVKKVSTFKGHTERATDVAYSPMHNHLATASADRKAKYWNDQGSLLRTFEGHLDRLARIAFHPSGKYLGTASFDKTWRLWDVETGEELLLQEGHSRSVYGLAFHHDGSLAASCGLDALARVWDLRTGRSVLALEGHVKPILGISFSPNGYHLATGGEDNTCRIWDLRKKKSLYTIPAHSNLISQVKFEPQEGYFLVTASYDMTAKVWSGRDFKPVKTLSGHEAKVTSLDVLGDGGYIVTVSHDRTIKLWSSSTTDEQAMDVD; the protein is encoded by the exons ATGGAAGTGGAGATGGAAAACACCACATTGAGTGTTACTGGTGAATCATCTATACCTGGTTCTGATGTTCAAGATCAAAACCCTGTTTCTGTTCAACCAACTTTGCCCCAGCCACCTCAACCTGTTATTCCACCAGTTATTACTCCTGTCGTGCCTCCTCTGGCTCCACTTCCTGCAGTTCCTTCCTCTCTTGTCCGGCCTCTGGCACCGCTTCCAGTCCGGCCACCAGTTGTTAGGCCACCGGTTCCGCAAAATGGTGAGGCTGGGTCTAGTGATTCTGATTCAGATGATGGTGCAGACACCCGAATTAATAAGGGTACCGGGGAGTATGAGATATCAGAAGAGAGTAGACTGGTGAGGGAGCGACAGGAGAAAGCGATGCAAGACCTCATGATGAGGAGGCGTGCTGCTGCTCTTGCTGTTCCCACAAATGACATGGCAGTGAGGGCCCGTCTTCGCCATCTTGGCGAGCCAATTACTCTCTTTGGCGAGAGGGAGATGGAGAGAAGAGACAGGTTGCGGATGATTATGGCAAAGTTGGATGCCGAAGGTCAGTTGGAAAAGCTAATGAAAGCTCTTGAGGATGAAGAGGCCGCGACCTCTGCTCCCAAAGATGAAGCTGAGGATGATCTGCAGTATCCTTTTTACACTGAAGGGTCAAAGTCTCTCCTGGATGCAAGGATTAATATCGCTAAATATTCTTTAGTAAGGGCCGCGTTGCGTATTCAACGTGCCCAGAGAAGAAGAGATGATCCAGATGAAGATGTGGATGCAGAGATGGATTGGACGTTGAAGCAGGCAGCGAATTTGAGTCTTCAATTCAGTGAAATAGGAGATGATCGACCACTTACTGGTTGCTCGTTTTCCCGGGATGGAAAAGGGCTTGCTACCTG TTCTCTAACTGGAGCTTCCAAGTTGTGGAGCATGCCTAATGTAAAAAAAGTGTCTACCTTCAAGGGGCACACCGAGCGAGCTACTGATGTTGCTTATTCTCCTATGCACAATCATTTAGCAACTGCCTCTGCTGACCGTAAAGCAAAGTACTGGAATGATCAAGGATCCCTTTTGAGAACATTTGAGGGCCATCTTGATCGTCTTGCACGCATTGCCTTCCATCCATCAGGGAAGTACCTGGGCACTGCTAGCTTTGACAAGACATGGAGATTATGGGACGTTGAAACAGGAGAGGAGTTGCTTCTTCAAGAAGGCCATAGTAGAAGTGTATATGGTTTAGCTTTTCATCACGATGGATCCTTAGCTGCATCTTGTGGACTGGATGCTCTGGCTCGTGTATGGGACCTTCGAACTGGGAGAAGTGTTCTTGCCCTAGAAGGTCATGTCAAACCT ATTCTTGGCATCAGTTTTTCTCCTAATGGATACCATTTAGCCACTGGCGGTGAAGATAACACTTGTCGCATTTGGGACTTGAGGAAGAAGAAATCCTTGTACACC ATTCCTGCTCACTCTAACTTGATATCTCAAGTCAAATTTGAGCCACAGGAGGGTTACTTTTTGGTAACTGCCTCATATGATATGACAGCCAAG GTTTGGTCAGGACGGGACTTTAAGCCCGTGAAGACATTATCTGGGCATGAAGCTAAAGTTACTTCTCTGGATGTTCTTGGAG ATGGTGGGTATATTGTTACTGTCTCCCATGACCGCACCATAAAGCTATGGTCAAGCAGCACTACTGATGAGCAAGCTATGGATGTTGATTAA
- the LOC101511320 gene encoding LOW QUALITY PROTEIN: uncharacterized protein (The sequence of the model RefSeq protein was modified relative to this genomic sequence to represent the inferred CDS: deleted 2 bases in 1 codon), whose product MGTRKRLISSSTEPSSSSSSDPKQLNTQLKPQQQIDPPIAPPKWGFLFKLSLFSLPYFYLIFFHYTLDSDLRRSIIINAGLSLAAFFLTVRMIPVASRYVLKRNLFGFDINKKGTPQGNIKVPESLGIVVGIVFLVVAILFQYFNFTADSNWLVEYNAALACVCFMTLLGFVDDVLDVPWRVKLLLPSIAALPLLMAYAGHTTIVIPKPLVPHIGIEILDLGWIYKLYMGLLAVFCTNSINIHAGLNGLEVGQTVVITYAILIHNIMQIGASTDPEYKLAHAFSIYLGQPLLATSLALFSYNWYPSSVFVGDTYTYFAGMTMAVIGILGHFSETLLIFFLPQVLNFLLSLPQLSGYIPCPRHRLPRFDPQTGLLTGTNDGTLVNFFLRNLGPKSEKSLCIYLLIFQAIACCFCFLLRYFLAGWYK is encoded by the exons atgGGAACACGAAAGAGACTAATCTCTTCATCTACCGAACCTTCTTCTTCC TCTTCTTCCGATCCCAAACAACTAAACACACAACTCAAACCTCAACAACAAATCGACCCACCAATTGCACCTCCCAAATGGGGTTTCCTTTTCAaactctctctcttttctctccCTTACTTCTACCTCATCTTCTTCCATTACACTCTCGATTCAGACCTTCGAAGATCCATTATCATCAATGCTGGATTGAGTCTCGCTGCTTTTTTTCTTACCGTTAGAATGATCCCTGTTGCCTCTAGATATGTTCTCAAACGGAATCTCTTTGGATTTGATATCAACAAAAAGGGTACTCCTCAGGGAAATATCAAAGT GCCTGAGTCATTGGGTATAGTTGTTGGTATTGTCTTCTTGGTTGTAGCAATCTTATTTCAGTATTTCAACTTCACAGCAGATTCAAAT TGGCTTGTTGAATACAATGCTGCTTTAGCATGCGTCTGTTTTATGACATTGCTTGGATTCGTTGATGATGTCCTTGACGTCCCTTGGAGAGT AAAATTACTACTACCATCAATTGCTGCACTTCCTTTGTTAATGGCATATGCGGGACACACAACTATAGTTATACCAAAACCACTTGTCCCACACATTGGAATAGAGATTTTGGATCTTG GATggatatataaattatatatgggACTATTGGCTGTTTTCTGCACAAATTCCATCAATATACATGCTGGACTAAACGGTCTTGAAGTTGGACAAACAGTGGTTATCACATATGCT ATTCTGATACACAATATTATGCAAATTGGAGCATCAACAGATCCTGAATATAAGCTAGCACATGCGTTCTCCATTTACTTAGGGCAACCTTTGCTTGCTACCTCTTTGgctttattttcttataattg GTATCCTTCTTCAGTTTTTGTCGGTGATACTTATACATACTTTGCAGGGATGACTATGGCTGTGATTGGTATTTTAGGCCATTTTAG CGAAACCCTCTTGATTTTCTTCCTACCACAAGTTTTGAACTTTCTCTTGTCACTCCCCCAG CTTTCTGGCTACATTCCATGTCCACGTCATCGTCTGCCAAG GTTTGACCCTCAAACTGGACTACTGACTGGAACAAACGATGGCACACTGGTTAACTTCTTCTTAAGAAATTTAGGCCCGAAATCAGAGAAGTCGCTTTGTATCTATCTTCTTATTTTCCAG GCTATTGCATGTTGTTTCTGTTTCCTGCT GAGGTATTTCCTTGCCGGATGGTACAAATGA